From a region of the Nothobranchius furzeri strain GRZ-AD chromosome 12, NfurGRZ-RIMD1, whole genome shotgun sequence genome:
- the tcf20 gene encoding transcription factor 20 isoform X3 — protein sequence MQNFPNSAAPPPIPPGFGGRGVGGSYPPQPAEPQISPRMTDDYVGMQQQSLHRGHAHPSQASHMLAFSSRSRGALEPPPTQGNVHSGSNSNPYRKDAVDYYFSMGGKDRHRRGGMGYGGGFGYPNIDGHIPHQYRHAGSSATPSSALMSPYPVEYGSGAGSGGSTGAFSPSQQYNLNQTVPGPQIQQRQHGQPFPAVHQQHRSYTHAGHRMTPQYSHYSPQGGASAGSPGMYSPPPQRYLDGASNPGFDPKASSSPSVTSSTPAAANSVGPVESVLQNFHASNYPGYPLQSHSLHKQAALHHRNSQHVLGYDSPLKMAHRGPSPGSAYTKHHPASASSVAQTASQETTKSPMHSNAQQSQIHQNFSPISNPSPAASAVHSPTCSSSPSPLMGISEAHGTPSSHAPSHPSSSNARSSHGHVRLLQTTPQLSPTPNSNSSVSSCGSSGSHKAHNLSAAGGSSLLPVGRSKMGQGSGVKSREEGPFVYSASLLDKMQDAGLNSLNALSSQVANLPNTVQHMLLTDTVFSHKKKDGGQVQHHDQPQPQAVSRNASAASSTGKDGSVTRASDGLDVGGSSESKEDREEQFSEGEHGRARQMSGVSSGSEAAGYNQTQTRQISNVKTVACDSQSLEAVVTETKTKEAHIPSSSPSPSTPPVSSSPSSTSSSFPPVTAQNCVPETGLAHKDHRGVQIKRESEVAVEKTQKVGRQTQHDKQVGPKNGQDKENMLHLEYKTHSNRREDRDASKEQQNAGGVGVIVSPRSEESHTEQSKHPQGNCVEEKQLHSYLKESSSHNGEEGVDLSLYSSHHQKSNSGRSQNPSQSGSHKYSHPESTYGSDLSMKSRMRAGSVGVMETNPRYLSYQLSQTGYGPVHPKDAGSGVKASVKSGQGAGSKAQEENSQMQQFPSLLQEVLQGYNLDRRYVRPEQAFSAHHQVQQQFSTRHPFVVAESAQVHGESPAYSAGKPPNQKHVNESEFSADAVKSEISSAKMFYSAEKADGYSSQSHLPRAAESPQPPAKHINLSDFTLPRRKVPSNVPSPSSAVQELLLQEPEPLAGVASKSKAQKLSGSLLTSSERRSVIRDASPNQNSAPERDREGESERSQSGASVIQQPFSSPAAPRDLSKKDACEKHAIKMEATSKEAGADAAHLQAEHRGSDGVSEADVEYLSKPSPYRRGSADITPMPSHPMSTNPLSSLSRPHSYLHGVDLSVGSGGAFPGYQYGETRERSMMSHSGPHFSSHHPYHHLPPQPQATNKLQMYPHPRGPPHPPHDMSEWVKAMNRSSKEMMVQHGSSPGRHKGSQPEPRQRVIAPTNVPGDQLKTPSLHPQGAYYEMKMWDSAHSVREGARATEGDPYFRPQPQIPVVAHGPSQMVHAQSSVESEVIRGAPEQPKHPCPAPPSSSAKPPSDITSTQPPVQRHTKAGASGDTNPLMLRRRVRSFISPIPAKRLHQDSSQQRAATNSHHSPGAQSESSHHNEDDSSSSELPCPRLSSPLPGESTFTQPLSPSGGNAKVLSARKGRGLKLEAIVQKITPNIKKPAGYVDDESNHFSGFSHSEIPRFSDSQDHDLHFPRAVGGDDGYMDDSHSLNDIIPFRGVDDVGPLPTSTYPCDSSQTSQIKQQDFDFGLGAGVSSVSGDKEDFALLGPLPPPPPLPRPVQGSPPPSSSALSDIQHFTSTYQQLETRKGEQSAANLLRQKLQETGMGFDDYPGSDYYGTTSPHQGHMAGRHQLSSGRSSLSPQDSKPLDSVVPKGYFPSGKKKGRPVGSVNKQKRAQSQVQTQAQTQVQTLTAPPSAPPAPPTPTPAAASTPPISLTASSTSTPTEPAPEENASPLAPPILTQVVKVDVDCEDTQPETEVKPVRQRRRGPKYEDGPLGVEVQQRRRRRGPVMPPPRMAKCDSDAPSGAGGGFSTSRVFIDPSRKGLFIPHIHVEKKVPEIGAVCTIVNAEEDKMKGERSAVGGKAGGTDSLLMSALCSQLLRRDRESEKREADEVETTLQSGKALPSSGHVVSGPVITETNHSGRLLCCLCQKWANYKHLGDLYGPYYPAEYAAKLPKNQPQIRQCQATAGTNKPGPNSEVGANALVAMLEPQTQLFSNATTARDCAASISSDPTSFTNAIRSAFSAGKLLASTTPSPSPSITLKPPLTWDVNPEIMSLPELKREPDFDQQQPPKQPPDDAQQRPQHRKLTSHPRFKRRHKSSEASPRMVPSNSKASLPFQPPPPALDSLGPLAQLAQLPQMPMDPEELWVHEGCIVWTSGVYLVNGRLYGLQEALDGARETSCSYCEMVGSTLGCYSKGCTLRYHYLCAIEADCSLNEDNFSLRCPKHKVKKESLPRAFGPPSQCLWSSQREAERKGEEEETRESGSSQHELNDIDQM from the exons ATGCAGAATTTCCCTAACAGTGCCGCTCCACCCCCCATCCCTCCTGGGTTCGGCGGGAGGGGTGTGGGCGGGTCGTATCCCCCTCAGCCAGCAGAGCCCCAGATCTCCCCGAGGATGACAGATGATTATGTAGGGATGCAGCAGCAGAGCCTGCACCGAGGCCATGCCCACCCCAGCCAAGCCAGCCACATGCTCGCCTTCAGCTCCAGAAGCAGAGGAGCTCTGGAGCCGCCGCCAACACAGGGTAACGTTCACAGTGGCAGCAACAGCAACCCCTACAGGAAGGATGCTGTGGATTATTATTTCTCCATGGGTGGAAAGGACAGACACAGAAGAGGGGGAATGGGTTACGGGGGAGGATTTGGGTATCCCAATATTGATGGACATATACCTCACCAGTACCGGCATGCTGGATCTAGCGCTACCCCTTCATCTGCTCTGATGTCTCCATATCCAGTGGAATATGGCTCTGGTGCCGGTTCGGGAGGAAGTACTGGAGCCTTTTCTCCTTCTCAACAATACAATCTAAATCAGACGGTGCCAGGCCCTCAAATTCAGCAGCGCCAGCATGGGCAGCCCTTTCCAGCTGTCCACCAGCAGCACAGGAGCTACACGCACGCCGGGCATCGAATGACCCCGCAGTACTCGCATTACTCTCCGCAGGGTGGAGCCTCCGCGGGGTCACCAGGAATGTACAGCCCCCCTCCACAGAGATATCTCGACGGAGCATCAAATCCGGGCTTTGATCCTAAAGCCAGCAGCTCTCCCAGTGTCACCAGTTCCACTCCAGCTGCTGCTAACAGTGTGGGGCCAGTGGAGAGTGTTCTGCAGAATTTCCATGCTTCAAATTATCCCGGATATCCACTGCAGTCGCATTCCCTTCACAAGCAGGCCGCACTACATCACCGCAACTCGCAGCACGTCTTAGGTTACGACAGCCCTCTCAAGATGGCCCACCGGGGTCCGTCTCCCGGTTCCGCCTACACCAAACACCATCCGGCGTCCGCTTCCAGTGTAGCTCAAACAGCGTCTCAAGAAACGACCAAATCCCCGATGCACTCGAACGCACAGCAAAGTCAGATTCATCAGAACTTCAGCCCCATATCCAACCCGTCCCCAGCTGCTTCCGCCGTTCATTCCCCCACGTGTAGCTCCTCCCCTTCCCCTTTGATGGGTATCTCAGAGGCACACGGAACCCCCTCGAGTCACGCTCCCTCACATCCCTCTTCATCAAACGCTCGCAGCAGCCACGGCCACGTCAGATTACTGCAGACAACACCTCAGTTAAGTCCCACGCCCAACTCCAACAGCAGCGTCAGTAGTTGCGGCAGCAGTGGCAGTCACAAAGCTCACAATCTGAGCGCGGCTGGAGGGAGCAGCCTTCTTCCAGTGGGCCGCAGCAAAATGGGCCAAGGCTCTGGAGTGAAATCCCGAGAGGAAGGCCCTTTTGTTTACTCCGCTTCTTTGCTGGATAAAATGCAGGACGCTGGCTTGAATAGCCTCAACGCCTTGAGCTCCCAAGTAGCCAATTTACCAAACACCGTTCAGCACATGCTCCTCACCGACACAGTGTTCTCTCACAAGAAGAAAGATGGCGGGCAAGTGCAACACCACGACCAGCCCCAGCCACAAGCAGTTAGTCGAAACGCCAGCGCTGCCTCAAGCACGGGCAAAGACGGAAGCGTCACGAGGGCTAGTGATGGCCTCGATGTGGGAGGCTCGTCGGAGTCCAAAGAGGACAGAGAAGAGCAGTTTTCTGAGGGGGAACATGGAAGAGCGAGGCAGATGAGCGGTGTGAGCAGCGGGTCTGAAGCAGCAGGCTATAATCAGACACAGACTAGACAAATATCAAATGTTAAAACAGTCGCCTGTGACTCACAGTCATTGGAAGCCGTTGTCACAGAAACGAAAACAAAAGAAGCTCACATTCCTTCATCGTCGCCATCTCCATCAACACCTCCGGTTTCCTCCTCCCCGTCGTCCACCTCCTCCAGTTTCCCTCCCGTCACGGCGCAAAACTGTGTCCCAGAAACTGGTTTGGCGCATAAGGACCACAGAGGCGTGCAAATCAAACGTGAGAGTGAAGTCGCGGTTGAGAAAACGCAGAAGGTCGGCCGGCAAACGCAGCACGACAAACAGGTCGGCCCAAAAAACGGACAGGACAAGGAGAACATGTTACACTTGGAATACAAAACGCACAGCAACAGGAGAGAAGACAGGGACGCGTCAAAGGAGCAGCAGAACGCCGGCGGCGTTGGTGTGATCGTTTCACCGCGGTCCGAGGAAAGTCACACGGAACAAAGCAAGCATCCCCAAGGCAACTGCGTTGAAGAAAAGCAGTTGCACTCGTATTTAAAAGAGTCAAGTAGCCACAACGGAGAGGAGGGCGTGGATTTGAGTCTGTATTCTTCTCATCATCAGAAATCAAACAGTGGAAGGTCTCAGAATCCTTCCCAGTCTGGATCACATAAATACAGCCATCCAGAGTCAACATATGGCTCGGATTTATCCATGAAGAGCAGAATGAGGGCCGGCTCTGTGGGAGTAATGGAAACAAACCCCAGATACTTATCATACCAGCTCTCACAAACGGGTTACGGTCCCGTGCATCCCAAAGATGCCGGTTCCGGTGTCAAGGCTTCGGTGAAGAGCGGTCAGGGGGCGGGATCTAAAGCTCAGGAGGAGAATTCCCAAATGCAGCAATTCCCAAGCCTTCTGCAAGAAGTTCTTCAAGGTTACAATTTAGACAGACGCTATGTTAGGCCAGAGCAGGCGTTTTCTGCACATCATCAAGTCCAACAGCAGTTTTCAACCAGACACCCTTTTGTTGTGGCTGAGAGTGCGCAGGTGCACGGTGAGAGTCCGGCTTATTCTGCTGGAAAGCCTCCAAATCAGAAGCACGTGAATGAGTCGGAGTTTTCTGCAGATGCAGTGAAGTCGGAGATCTCCAGCGCTAAAATGTTTTACAGTGCTGAAAAAGCTGATGGTTATTCATCACAGAGCCATTTACCACGAGCGGCAGAGTCTCCACAACCCCCGGCCAAACATATCAACCTTTCTGACTTCACTCTGCCCCGGAGAAAAGTCCCGTCCAACGTCCCGTCCCCTTCCTCGGCCGTGCAGGAGCTCCTCCTGCAAGAGCCCGAACCGTTAGCAGGCGTCGCCAGTAAGAGCAAAGCTCAGAAATTATCCGGCTCCTTATTAACCTCGTCTGAGCGGCGCTCTGTCATACGCGACGCGTCTCCCAATCAGAACAGCGCTCCAGAGCGGGACAGGGAGGGGGAGTCTGAAAGGAGTCAGAGTGGAGCGTCTGTGATTCAACAGCCGTTCTCCTCTCCAGCTGCACCGAGGGATCTTAGTAAAAAGGATGCGTGCGAGAAACACGCCATCAAAATGGAAGCGACATCAAAAGAGGCAGGGGCCGATGCTGCGCACTTACAAGCAGAGCATCGCGGTAGTGATGGGGTCAGCGAAGCAGACGTGGAGTACCTGTCCAAGCCTTCGCCCTATAGGCGAGGCAGTGCGGACATTACCCCGATGCCCTCCCATCCCATGAGCACAAACCCTTTGTCATCACTATCGAGGCCTCACTCCTACCTTCACGGTGTCGATCTCTCGGTTGGCAGTGGAGGAGCGTTTCCTGGATATCAGTATGGAGAAACAAGAGAGAGGAGTATGATGTCACACAGTGGTCCGCACTTCTCCTCCCACCACCCTTACCACCATTTACCTCCGCAGCCTCAGGCCACAAACAAGCTTCAGATGTATCCTCACCCCCGTGGGCCCCCTCATCCTCCCCATGACATGAGCGAGTGGGTGAAAGCCATGAACAGGTCTTCGAAGGAGATGATGGTTCAGCACGGCTCTTCTCCTGGACGTCACAAGGGCAGCCAGCCAGAGCCGAGACAGAGAGTTATCGCCCCGACGAACGTGCCGGGCGATCAACTCAAAACCCCGTCGCTGCATCCCCAAGGCGCTTACTACGAGATGAAAATGTGGGACTCTGCGCACTCGGTAAGAGAGGGTGCTCGAGCGACAGAAGGAGACCCCTACTTTAGACCACAACCTCAAATTCCTGTAGTTGCACACGGTCCTTCGCAGATGGTTCACGCTCAAAGTTCAGTGGAATCTGAAGTCATCAGAGGAGCCCCGGAACAGCCCAAACATCCCTGCCCAGCTCCTCCGTCCAGCTCCGCCAAGCCGCCCTCCGACATCACCTCCACTCAGCCGCCGGTGCAGCGTCACACTAAAGCAGGCGCGTCTGGAGACACGAATCCTCTCATGTTACGGAGGAGGGTTCGCTCCTTTATCTCTCCCATTCCTGCCAAAAGACTTCACCAAGATTCCTCCCAGCAGAGAGCTGCCACAAATTCGCACCACTCCCCTGGGGCGCAGTCCGAGTCCAGCCATCACAATGAAGATGACTCATCTAGTTCAGAGCTGCCATGTCCCAGACTCTCATCCCCCCTACCGGGGGAGAGTACGTTTACGCAACCTCTGTCTCCGTCAGGGGGCAACGCAAAGGTGCTGTCTGCCAGAAAGGGGCGAGGATTAAAACTGGAGGCGATAGTGCAGAAAATCACCCCCAATATTAAAAAGCCAGCAGGCTACGTTGACGATGAGTCCAACCATTTTTCTGGCTTCTCACACTCAGAAATACCCAGATTCAGTGACTCCCAGGACCACGATTTGCATTTCCCCAGAGCGGTGGGAGGAGATGACGGCTACATGGATGACAGCCACTCTTTAAATGACATTATTCCCTTCAGAGGAGTTGACGACGTCGGGCCTTTACCTACGTCCACCTACCCTTGTGACTCCAGTCAGACTTCTCAAATCAAACAACAAGACTTTGACTTCGGTTTAGGAGCGGGTGTTTCATCGGTGTCTGGTGACAAGGAGGACTTTGCTTTGCTTGGACCGTTACCGCCACCCCCTCCTCTACCACGTCCAGTCCAGGGTTCCCCGCCTCCGTCTTCATCTGCTCTATCGGACATTCAGCATTTCACAAGCACCTACCAGCAGCTGGAGACTCGAAAGGGAGAGCAGTCTGCGGCTAATCTTCTCAGACAGAAACTTCAAGAGACTGGAATGGGATTTGACGATTACCCTGGCAGCGACTACTATGGGACCACTTCGCCCCACCAAGGACACATGGCGGGCCGGCATCAGCTGTCCTCTGGAAGGTCCAGTCTGTCACCACAAGATTCAAAGCCCCTAGACAGTGTTGTGCctaaaggttattttccatcCGGCAAGAAAAAGGGCAGACCCGTAGGGAGTGTGAATAAGCAAAAGCGGGCTCAGAGCCAAGTCCAAACACAGGCTCAGACTCAAGTCCAGACTTTAACCGCGCCTCCAAGTGCTCCTCCCGCCCCACCCACTCCAACTCCGGCAGCTGCCTCAACCCCACCAATATCACTGACTGCCAGCAGCACCTCCACCCCCACAGAGCCCGCTCCGGAAGAAAACGCCTCTCCTCTAGCCCCGCCCATTTTAACACAAGTGGTGAAAGTAGACGTTGATTGCGAGGACACACAGCCAGAGACGGAGGTGAAGCCGGTGCGACAGAGACGCCGAGGGCCAAAGTATGAAGATGGGCCACTGGGAGTGGAGGtacagcagaggaggaggaggagagggccTGTCATGCCGCCACCCCGGATGGCCAAATGTGACTCCGATGCCCCTTCTGGAGCTGGAGGGGGGTTCAGCACAAGCAGGGTTTTCATAGATCCTAGCAGAAAAGGTCTGTTCATTCCTCACATACACGTAGAGAAAAAAGTGCCAGAGATCGGAGCTGTGTGTACTATTGTAAATGCTGAGGAAGACAAGATGAAAGGAGAGCGTAGTGCAGTTGGAGGGAAAGCAGGTGGAACCGATTCCCTCCTCATGTCGGCCCTTTGCTCCCAGTTATTAAGGAGAGACAGAGAGTCAGAGAAGAGGGAAGCAGATGAAGTGGAGACGACACTTCAGTCAGGCAAAGCCCTTCCTTCGTCTGGCCATGTTGTTTCAGGCCCTGTGATCACCGAGACCAACCACTCCGGACGCCTGCTCTGCTGTCTGTGTCAGAAATGGGCAAATTACAAACACCTCGGAGATCTCTACGGGCCTTACTATCCAGCCGAGTACGCCGCAAAGCTCCCCAAGAACCAGCCCCAGATCAGACAGTGTCAGGCCACCGCAGGCACAAACAAACCTGGACCAAACTCGGAAGTCGGCGCCAACGCTTTGGTTGCCATGCTGGAGCCACAAACCCAACTGTTCTCCAACGCCACGACGGCGCGCGACTGTGCTGCTAGCATCAGTTCAGACCCAACCTCTTTTACAAATGCCATCAGATCTGCCTTTTCAGCTGGAAAGCTGCTTGCTAGCACCACCCCGTCACCTTCGCCCTCCATCACTCTTAAACCACCTTTGACCTGGGATGTAAATCCAGAAATCATGTCCCTCCCTGAGCTCAAGAGAGAGCCCGACTTTGACCAACAGCAGCCACCAAAACAGCCACCAGACGACGCTCAGCAGAGACCCCAGCACAGGAAGCTGACCTCACATCCCCGCTTCAAAAGGAGGCACAAGTCTAGCGAAGCGTCCCCCAGAATGGTGCCATCCAACAGTAAGGCGTCTCTGCCTTTCCAGCCCCCTCCACCCGCACTGGACTCCCTGGGACCCTTGGCACAACTCGCACAGCTGCCTCAGATGCCCATGGACCCGGAGGAGCTGTGGGTTCACGAAGGATGCATAGTGTGGACCAGTGGGGTGTACCTTGTCAATGGGAGACTGTATGGCCTGCAGGAGGCACTAGATGGCGCCAGAGAGACA AGCTGCTCGTACTGCGAGATGGTTGGGTCCACCCTGGGCTGCTACAGTAAAGGCTGCACACTTCGCTACCACTACCTTTGTGCTATTGAAGCAG ATTGTTCTCTGAATGAAGACAACTTCTCTCTAAGGTGTCCGAAGCACAAGGTAAAAAAGGAGAG TTTACCCAGAGCCTTCGGCCCGCCAAGTCAGTGTTTGTGGAGCAGTCAGAGAGAGGCTGAGAGAAAAGGTGAGGAAGAGGAGACACGGGAGTCTGGGAGCA GTCAACACGAACTTAATGACATCGATCAAATGTGA